Proteins found in one Xenopus laevis strain J_2021 chromosome 1L, Xenopus_laevis_v10.1, whole genome shotgun sequence genomic segment:
- the LOC108697125 gene encoding nicotinamide N-methyltransferase, giving the protein MEPNATKFYHLHQFDTRDFINNFFSSQADNLFLEQAVKHPLKSLHMEFALGHIKGESLIDISIGPLIFPLFPIFEYFKEITILKFNDDCIKEVEKWKTSDTDACDWSHAVMFMMELEGNSVVWTHKEEQLKRRIKHILKCDLSKENLVDQRMVPKADCVLSAWIMETISKDETSYCRNLKKISSLLKLGGHLILIGDIQGSFFIVGGHKYHILSVGEEFLRKALQDEGYSIVLYNAVERNAEKQTTNYKKIVCIIAQKVRER; this is encoded by the exons ATGGAGCCAAACGCTACTAAGTTCTATCATCTGCACCAGTTTGACACAAGAGACTTTATTaacaatttcttttcttctcAAGCAGATAATTTGTTCTTAGAGCAGGCAGTGAAACACCCGCTGAAAAGTCTTCACATGGAATTTGCTTTAG GTCATATCAAAGGTGAAAGCTTGATTGACATCAGTATTGGACCCCTCATTTTTCCTCTCTTTCCAATTTTTGAGTACTTCAAAGAAATCACAATCTTAAAATTTAATGATGACTGCATTAAGGAAGTGGAAAAATGGAAAACATCTGATACGGATGCTTGTGACTGGTCACATGCAGTCATGTTTATGATGGAACTGGAAGGAAATAG TGTTGTTTGGACACATAAAGAAGAACAGCTGAAAAGAAGAATAAAACACATACTTAAATGTGACCTTTCAAAAGAAAACCTGGTGGATCAAAGAATGGTTCCGAAAGCAGACTGTGTCCTCTCGGCATGGATCATGGAGACTATTAGCAAAGATGAAACTTCATACTGTaggaatttaaagaaaatttCATCTTTACTAAAATTAGGAGGTCATCTCATTTTAATCGGAGACATCCAAGGATCCTTTTTCATTGTTGGTGGCCACAAGTATCACATCTTATCTGTTGGCGAAGAGTTCTTAAGAAAGGCTCTACAGGATGAAGGCTActctatagttttatataatgCAGTGGAAAGAAATGCTGAgaagcaaacaacaaattataagaaaattgttTGCATCATAGCCCAAAAAGTAAGGGAAAGATAG